A genome region from Geodermatophilus bullaregiensis includes the following:
- a CDS encoding cytochrome c oxidase assembly protein: MTAAALGVLLAAGAGHVAATWRCRSPWPLARTAAWLLGLAAAGVAVAGPARAHHDLHAHMAGHLLLGMVAPLLLVLAAPVTLALRALPPRGARRLARLLRTPPARWLTDPLVAVPLNAAGLWLLYGTGLHTALAGRPALTTLVWAHLLVSGYLATASVLAVDPAPHRRPVAVRAVALAGGAAAHDVLAKVLYAHPPAGTVGAEAGARLMYDGGTVLTLVTAALLWRRWYVSRDAVRAAARPA; encoded by the coding sequence GTGACGGCGGCCGCGCTCGGCGTCCTGCTGGCCGCGGGCGCCGGCCACGTCGCGGCCACCTGGCGCTGCCGCAGCCCCTGGCCGCTGGCCCGCACCGCGGCGTGGCTGCTCGGCCTGGCCGCCGCGGGGGTCGCCGTGGCGGGCCCGGCGCGCGCCCACCACGACCTGCACGCGCACATGGCCGGGCACCTGCTGCTGGGCATGGTCGCGCCACTGCTGCTGGTGCTCGCCGCCCCGGTCACCCTGGCGCTGCGCGCGCTCCCCCCGCGAGGCGCCCGCCGGCTGGCCCGGCTGCTGCGCACGCCACCCGCGCGGTGGCTGACCGACCCGCTGGTCGCCGTCCCGCTCAACGCCGCCGGGCTGTGGCTGCTCTACGGCACCGGCCTGCACACCGCCCTGGCCGGCCGTCCCGCGCTGACCACCCTGGTCTGGGCGCACCTGCTGGTCAGCGGGTACCTCGCCACCGCCTCCGTGCTGGCCGTCGACCCCGCGCCGCACCGCCGCCCGGTGGCGGTGCGCGCCGTCGCGCTGGCCGGCGGCGCCGCGGCGCACGACGTCCTGGCGAAGGTGCTCTACGCGCACCCGCCGGCCGGCACGGTCGGCGCGGAGGCCGGCGCGCGGCTGATGTACGACGGCGGCACCGTGCTGACCCTGGTCACCGCCGCGCTGCTGTGGCGCCGCTGGTACGTCAGCCGGGACGCGGTGCGGGCGGCGGCCCGGCCCGCGTAG
- a CDS encoding DUF2243 domain-containing protein, giving the protein MADAHARPPARRRLLVSGLLLGLGTAGAVDEIVFHQLLHWHHFYDRASGAAGLVSDGLLHAGTFSAAVAGMALLADARRRGRFVPALWWGAVLTGAGAFQVWDGLVHHKLLRLHQVRYGVDLTGYDVGWIVPGVLLLAAGVALLLRARARPVAVT; this is encoded by the coding sequence GTGGCCGACGCACACGCGCGCCCCCCGGCCCGGCGGCGGCTGCTGGTCTCCGGCCTGCTGCTGGGCCTGGGCACGGCGGGGGCGGTCGACGAGATCGTCTTCCACCAGCTGCTGCACTGGCACCACTTCTACGACCGGGCCAGCGGCGCGGCCGGGCTGGTCTCCGACGGCCTGCTGCACGCCGGCACCTTCTCCGCGGCCGTGGCGGGCATGGCCCTGCTGGCCGACGCGCGGCGCCGCGGCCGGTTCGTCCCCGCGCTGTGGTGGGGCGCCGTGCTGACGGGAGCGGGCGCCTTCCAGGTGTGGGACGGCCTCGTGCACCACAAGCTGCTGCGGCTGCACCAGGTCCGCTACGGCGTCGACCTCACCGGCTACGACGTCGGCTGGATCGTGCCCGGCGTGCTGCTGCTGGCCGCCGGGGTCGCGCTGCTCCTGCGCGCCCGGGCCCGGCCGGTCGCCGTGACGTGA
- a CDS encoding LysE family translocator has protein sequence MDGAGYGTFVVLAVVLVLVPGPDFAVVVRNTLAGGRGRGAWSAVGITVSNVVQGTAAATGLAAVVVRVEPLFAAVRWLGVGYLAHLAVQAFRSAARGQYPALDGGGTVSGPRARTGLRQGFLSNITNPKVLAFYLAVLPQFLGPGTAVPVLLAYASTHAVVGLVYLLLLVAVLHRARRVLARRPVRRALDAFTGCALLAFGVRLAADR, from the coding sequence GTGGACGGGGCGGGGTACGGGACCTTCGTCGTCCTCGCCGTCGTGCTGGTGCTCGTCCCCGGACCGGACTTCGCGGTGGTCGTCCGCAACACCCTGGCCGGCGGCCGCGGCCGCGGTGCGTGGAGCGCCGTCGGCATCACCGTGTCGAACGTCGTGCAGGGCACGGCGGCCGCCACCGGGCTCGCGGCGGTGGTCGTCCGCGTCGAGCCGCTGTTCGCGGCCGTCCGCTGGCTGGGCGTCGGCTACCTGGCGCACCTGGCGGTGCAGGCGTTCCGGTCGGCGGCGCGCGGGCAGTACCCCGCCCTGGACGGCGGCGGGACGGTGTCGGGACCGCGTGCGCGGACCGGCCTGCGCCAGGGCTTCCTGTCCAACATCACCAACCCGAAGGTGCTGGCGTTCTACCTCGCCGTGCTGCCGCAGTTCCTCGGGCCGGGCACCGCCGTCCCCGTGCTCCTGGCGTACGCCTCCACGCACGCGGTGGTCGGGCTCGTGTACCTGCTCCTCCTCGTCGCCGTCCTGCACCGGGCGCGCCGGGTGCTCGCCCGCCGCCCGGTGCGCCGCGCCCTCGACGCGTTCACCGGCTGCGCCCTGCTGGCCTTCGGGGTGCGCCTCGCGGCCGACCGCTAG
- a CDS encoding DMT family transporter yields the protein MSRRGWVLFLAMSVLWGVPYLLIKVAVEETSPVVVVFTRCVVGAALLLPWTLARGQVRPALRHWRALLLFTVLEMTGPWMLLSYAEDTLSSSLTGLLVASVPFVAALAARLVGDEERLTPVRLAGMGLGVAGIVALLGFDVEGVALLPVLAVVLVVVGYGTAPLVASRALGEVPGVAVSAIALVVTAVVYAPFALPRIGQVTAAPVRAQASLAALGVVCTALALVLFFALIREVGPQRALVITFVNPAVAVLAGVLLLDEPFTLGLAVGLPLVLLGCVLATRRNAPAAVDTAVP from the coding sequence GTGAGCCGTCGCGGATGGGTGCTGTTCCTGGCGATGTCGGTGCTCTGGGGTGTGCCCTACCTGCTCATCAAGGTCGCCGTCGAGGAGACCTCGCCGGTGGTCGTCGTCTTCACCCGCTGCGTCGTCGGGGCGGCGCTGCTGCTGCCGTGGACGCTCGCCCGCGGCCAGGTGCGCCCGGCGCTGCGGCACTGGCGGGCGCTGCTGCTGTTCACCGTGCTGGAGATGACCGGGCCGTGGATGCTGCTCTCCTACGCCGAGGACACGCTGTCCAGCTCGCTCACCGGGCTGCTCGTGGCCTCCGTCCCCTTCGTCGCCGCGCTGGCCGCCCGGCTGGTGGGGGACGAGGAGCGGCTGACGCCGGTGCGGCTGGCCGGCATGGGGCTGGGTGTGGCCGGCATCGTGGCGCTGCTCGGGTTCGACGTCGAGGGCGTCGCGCTGCTCCCGGTGCTGGCGGTCGTGCTCGTCGTCGTCGGCTACGGCACCGCGCCGCTGGTGGCCAGCCGTGCGCTGGGCGAGGTCCCCGGCGTGGCGGTCAGCGCGATCGCGCTGGTGGTCACCGCGGTGGTGTACGCCCCGTTCGCGCTGCCGCGGATCGGCCAGGTGACGGCGGCCCCGGTGCGGGCGCAGGCCTCGCTGGCCGCCCTCGGCGTCGTCTGCACCGCCCTGGCGCTGGTGCTGTTCTTCGCGCTCATCCGCGAGGTCGGCCCCCAGCGGGCGCTGGTCATCACCTTCGTCAACCCCGCCGTCGCGGTGCTCGCGGGCGTGCTGCTGCTCGACGAGCCGTTCACCCTGGGCCTGGCCGTGGGCCTGCCGCTGGTGCTGCTCGGCTGCGTGCTGGCGACGCGGCGCAACGCCCCGGCGGCCGTGGACACCGCCGTCCCCTGA